CCAGGCTGCGGGACAGGCTACTTTTTTGCGCTCAGGAAAAGTAGGAAGTCCCCCTTTCTCCGCCAATCCGTGCGTAAGGATTCCCGCCCCGCCGGATGCGCTTTTTGCTGAAAATACCCGGCCTTACCCGCTCCCTTATTGACACAGCACATTGTTGATTTAGACCTTTTGACGAACCTTGTCCGGAAGGCCGAGCTGTGACCACTTGACACAGAGCGAGCCTTCCCGCGCGGGCCTTGGGCCACTACTTACAGAAGGAGGTCTTGCATGGAGAGCAATGAACCGAGGGTGGTAGCAGCTGAGGATTTCGCTTCGCAAAGAGCAGCGCGCAGAGGGAAACCGGACATCTCCAACCTGGAGATGTGCATCGAGGACGCCAGGAAGGCCGCGCTCGACGGCGACGCTGGGCCCGAGGCTCCGACCGATTACAACGACCTGCGCCGCAGGTTGGACGCGTGCAAAGACAAACTCCCCCCCCTCTACCAGGATGTTGCATTCAAGCCATTCAAGGCGGCACTGGACAGCCTGGGGCAAGGAGGATTTACCAAACTGCTCCTCCAGGATCCCTCCAAAGAAGGAGCTGCAGGGCTCATGCTTGATATAGCCCAGGCCATCCTGCAAAACGGCGAAGGGTATAACGAGAGAGCGACAGACGCGTTCCAGGAGGTCATCGCGGATACCTATGACGGCTATCTCAGTGCCGAGGACCGGCAAGGGGTGAAGCCGCCAGACAATGAGGTTGTCGCTCCCCTGGTGAAATGGGGGAACCCGGAGTGGGGACCGTACACCTGGCCGGTGGAGGCGACCGCCTCCTTCGGGGTGCGGGTCGCCATCGTGAACATGCCACCGGCAAACGCAAGGCGGGGGCTCCTTGCCTGGAGCGCACTGGAGCACGAGACCGCCGGCCACGACATTTTGGGAGCGGACGACGGTTTGCAGCCCGAGTTGAAGGGAGCGGTCTATGCTGCCCTGGTAAAGCGAAACATCGGGCACGGCCTCCCTGCGTACTGGGCTTCGAGGATTGACGAAACCGCCTCCGACATCATGGGGATCCTGAACATAGGACCCGCTGCGGGCATAGGTCTCATAGGGTATTTCCGAGCCCTGAATGCCGCCTACGGTGGTCACCCTGGGCTGCGCAACGACGGGCCTGCCGATGATCCTCATCCCGCGGACATAGTGAGGGGTTACCTCGCTGCATCGACCGCGAGCCTCCTTAAATTCGATGGAGCGGGCGAATGGGCCAAAGTCATCGAGGCAGAAACGGAGAAGGACCGCACGACGATCAGGCTGGAGGGGACTGTGATAACACCGGAGGAGGCGAAGCTCTCGGCACAGATCGTCGCCGATACCGTCGTGAACGCCAGGATGTGCACCCTCGAGAACCACGCGCTGGGAGAGATCCAGAACTGGTACAACCATGACGAGACGATCGCGCGGAAGCTGCGGACCGTCTTGACGACGGCAAACCAGGTTCCGACCCGCTACGTTTGCGGGTACTACGCGGCACACGTCGTCGCGGCCGCCGTCACCGCCGCGCTCGCCAAGGGGGGGGATGTGGATCTGATCTTCGAGCGCATGCAAACCATCCTGAAGGTCATGCACAATTCCAACCCGTCCTGGGGCCCGTTATACGTAAGCCACCCGGGGAACATTACAGCACGTCTGGCATACGTGCCGCGTCTTGCGAGAGAGGCACTGGAAGAGTGAAGCGGAGAGGGAACCTTCGCATGCCAAAGGGGAGCGTCACAACTAACCCCAGAAGTGGCAGTGGTATGCCTGGTGGCAGATGATACCATTTGAGCAGATGGCTTTGATGCTTTGTCCGTGCGGGAAGAAGGGGGGAGGGAAACGAGGAGCGGAAAAAAAGAGGGCCGAAGAGACAGTACCCAGGCCCGCAGGAGGTCTCGCATGAAACCGGCAAAAAGTCGCGTCGTCTCTGCCGATCCGGAGGTCCCTGTCGATCCCCCAGCAGTAGAATTTTTCTACACACCCTACTACTGTACTTGGTACCGGACCATATTCCCGGCCAAAAACCCGGCGCAGGTGGCGCAGGCAATGGAGAGCTTCATACAGAACAGAGGTACTTCGAAAAGCGAGACAGGTTAGACCTGCAGCGGGTCCGCTTTGAAGGCGCCGGCCGTGGAGGTGTAGGGGTACAGAAAGGTGAAAAGGGATTGGCCTGTGTCGGCTTATCCCTTTTTTTCCGCGAAGCGATGAAGTGGTTACCCTCCGAGGGTTACCGGTGAGCCTGCGGGCTTTAGACCTTTATGCAGAACCTCGCACCACCCTCGACATTCTCTGCTGTCAGCGAGCCTCGCCCCCCTCCCTCTCACCAGACGGGGCTTGCGTCATCTGGCCGTAGCTCCTACCGCGACCCGATAAAGTACTTCACGCAGAACGCCGCTCGCCCCAGCACCCCACTACGGGATAATGCGCACCCGAATGATCTCCCTTCTGCCGCTTCCGCTGCATCAGCCACGAAAACCGGCTCCTCCGCAAACATCTGCGATATGTGCAGAAACTCTTCGTTGACTGCCAGAAAGGCGGCAACAACCTCCGGTTCGAAGTGCCGGCCGGAATCCGCGACGATCGTCTCCACGGCCTCTGCATGGGTGAGGCGTCCTTTGTAGACTCGTTTGCACACCAGTGCGTCGTAGACGTCTGCCACTGCCATGACCCGCCCCGCGACGCCCCCCGCCTCCCGCGAAAAAGTCCTGTGAAGGTTTGTCATCTGACGGTGTAGTGGCGGGACTCGATGCGCCCTGCCGCGGCACAAAGAAAAAGGCGGCCGGGTAACTCCCGCGCCGCCTCTTCATCTCCCCTTCCCTGCCTCTATTTCCTTACGAAATCGGGGCGTGAGAAGCTGTACTCGAAGTTCATGTGATCAGTATAGGTCCCTGCGAGAATGGCAGCCACGTCCTCGGTGAAGACGAGTTCCTCGTCGGTGGGGATGACGTACACCTTGACCGGTGAATCGTCCGTGCTGATAAGGCTTTCCCGCTTCCTGGTCATGGCACCCTTGTTCCGCTCCTCATCGAGGACGATGCCGAGGTGATCCAGCCCGCGCAGCGCGCGTGCCCTGATCGGCGCCCCCATCTCACCTACCCCGGCGGTGAAGACGACGGCGTCGAGCTTCCCGACAACGGCAAGGTAGGAGCCGATGTACTTCTTCAGGCGATAGGCCTCCATTTCCAGCGCCAGCTCGCAGAGGTGGTCCCCGGCGTCGGCATTCTCGATGACGTCGCGGCGGTCCGTGAAGCGGCCGGTGATCCCGATGACGCCACTTTTCTTGTTGAGGATGCTGTCGATCTCCTTCGCGGAGAGGTCGTCACGCTGCATCATGAAGGCGGGGATGGCCGGGTCGATATCGCCGCAGCGCGTTCCCATCATGGCGCCTTCCAGCGGGGTAAGCCCCATGCTCGTGTCGACGGAGACGCCGTTTTTGATGGCGCAGTGGGAGACGCCGTTCCCTATGTGCATGGTGATGACGTTGCACTCGGAGGCGGGCTTCCCGAGGATCGCGGCGATACGCTTGGAGACGTAGAGGTGCGAGGTGCCGTGGAAACCGTAGCGGCGGATGCCGTGCTTCTCGTACCACTCGAAGGGGAGTGGATAGAGGTAGGCGTGCTGCGGCATCGTCTGATGGAACGCTGTGTCGAAGATCGCCACCTGCGGCACATCGGGGAGGACGAGCTTCGCCGCCTCGATACCGGCGATGTTCGGTGGATTGTGCAGAGGCGCGAGGTGCTGCACCTCCACTACGGCAGCAAGGACGCTGTCGTCGATGAGGACCGACTTGGTGAAGTGCTCGCCGCCGTGAACGACGCGGTGCCCCACCGCAGCGATCTGCTTCATGTCCTTGACGACGCCATGCTCCGGACTGGTGAGTGTGCGCAGTATGAGGTCAACGGCGAAGCGGTGATCAGGGCAGTCTGAATCCTCGCGGTAATTCTCCCTGCCGGGAACCTCATGCACGATGAAGGAGTCGCCAATCCCTACTCTCTCCACCATTCCCTTCGCGACAACCTCTTTTTTCTCCCAGTCAAACAACTGGTATTTTACCGACGAACTGCCACAGTTCAGGGCAAGTATATCCATCAGTTCTCTATCCCCCTGCAAATATAAATGGTGCGTTGATATACCACGGAGAAAGATCTCCGTCAAAAAATAAAACTGCTTTTTATATACAACAGAGTTGTTTACAGTTCAACTTTTTTCTGGAGGCGTAACGTATACTTGAAGCGGATTTAAGGCCCTCTTTCTGGTGGACATTTTGATTTTGCTGTGGTAAGTTCCTGAAAAATTTTGACCCAAATACGCATAAAGGAGGTGAGTTACTTTGGCACATACCATTACCGACGATTGCATCAACTGCGGCGCATGTGACGATTCTTGCCCGGTTAGCGCTATCAGCGAGCAGGCTAGCAAGCGCGTAATCTCCGCTGACACCTGCATCGACTGTGGTGCATGCGTTGACACCTGCCCGGTGAACGCAATCCACGCTTAATCGATTTACCGTAGTATGCAATGCCATGGCCGGCAGCGGTTTTACCGCCGCCGGCCTTTTTTTATTTCCGGCGCGCAGTGCGCTGGGAGAATATGAGCCACAAAAAAGGCCGGCGAAAGCCGGCCTTTTTCTGTTCTTCCTTTTGAATTGACTGTTACTGCCCGGCGACGGTAGAGCCGATAACCTCTACGCCAAAGTCGGCAGCCTCCTT
The DNA window shown above is from Geomonas sp. RF6 and carries:
- a CDS encoding acetate kinase — its product is MDILALNCGSSSVKYQLFDWEKKEVVAKGMVERVGIGDSFIVHEVPGRENYREDSDCPDHRFAVDLILRTLTSPEHGVVKDMKQIAAVGHRVVHGGEHFTKSVLIDDSVLAAVVEVQHLAPLHNPPNIAGIEAAKLVLPDVPQVAIFDTAFHQTMPQHAYLYPLPFEWYEKHGIRRYGFHGTSHLYVSKRIAAILGKPASECNVITMHIGNGVSHCAIKNGVSVDTSMGLTPLEGAMMGTRCGDIDPAIPAFMMQRDDLSAKEIDSILNKKSGVIGITGRFTDRRDVIENADAGDHLCELALEMEAYRLKKYIGSYLAVVGKLDAVVFTAGVGEMGAPIRARALRGLDHLGIVLDEERNKGAMTRKRESLISTDDSPVKVYVIPTDEELVFTEDVAAILAGTYTDHMNFEYSFSRPDFVRK
- a CDS encoding DUF362 domain-containing protein — translated: MAHTITDDCINCGACDDSCPVSAISEQASKRVISADTCIDCGACVDTCPVNAIHA